The proteins below are encoded in one region of Tessaracoccus aquimaris:
- a CDS encoding mannose-1-phosphate guanylyltransferase, which produces MHYVVIMAGGSGTRLWPLSRQGRPKQLLEIFEGRSLLRMAYERLAGVVPAANILVCTGRAYAEDVARQLPELGSGNILGEPEGRDSLNAVAWSAAEIARRDPDAVVAMVTADQVITPVDEFQGALRTAFEVAETVPGALVTLGVVPTSPHVGYGYLHRAEEIAGFPGVHRVAEFKEKPTLEVAEEYLASGRYWWNAGMFVWRAETLLSQLDQLLPDTAATVREIAAHPERLDDLFPTLRRISVDYAVMEPASVGATDAQVISVPLAVDWKDVGGFLSLAELLSTDEHGNAVDGRHVALDSSGCVVVNSMGPDHLVATMGLSDCLVVATPSATLVARLADAERVKELVSLVRTHVGAEFA; this is translated from the coding sequence ATGCATTACGTCGTGATCATGGCGGGCGGATCGGGCACGAGGCTGTGGCCGCTGTCCAGGCAGGGCAGGCCAAAGCAACTGCTGGAGATCTTCGAGGGGCGCTCGCTGCTGCGGATGGCCTACGAGCGGCTCGCGGGCGTCGTGCCTGCCGCCAACATCCTGGTGTGCACGGGCCGAGCCTATGCCGAGGACGTCGCTCGACAGTTGCCCGAACTGGGCAGCGGGAACATCCTGGGCGAGCCGGAGGGGCGCGACTCGCTCAACGCCGTGGCCTGGTCCGCGGCGGAGATCGCACGACGCGACCCCGACGCCGTCGTGGCGATGGTCACCGCGGACCAGGTGATCACGCCCGTCGATGAGTTCCAGGGGGCGCTGCGCACCGCCTTCGAGGTGGCGGAGACGGTGCCCGGAGCCCTCGTCACGCTCGGCGTCGTGCCGACCTCCCCGCACGTCGGGTACGGCTACCTGCACCGCGCGGAGGAGATCGCCGGATTCCCCGGCGTGCACCGCGTCGCCGAGTTCAAGGAGAAGCCGACGCTCGAGGTCGCCGAGGAGTACCTGGCGAGCGGCCGCTACTGGTGGAACGCTGGCATGTTCGTCTGGCGGGCCGAGACGCTGCTGTCCCAACTGGACCAACTGCTTCCCGACACCGCCGCGACCGTCCGTGAGATCGCAGCGCACCCCGAGCGCCTCGACGACCTGTTCCCGACGCTTCGCAGGATCTCGGTCGACTACGCCGTGATGGAGCCGGCCTCCGTCGGGGCGACCGACGCGCAGGTGATCAGCGTGCCGCTCGCGGTCGACTGGAAGGACGTCGGGGGCTTCCTCTCGCTCGCGGAACTGCTCAGCACCGATGAGCACGGCAACGCCGTCGACGGCCGCCACGTCGCGCTCGACTCGTCCGGTTGCGTCGTCGTCAATTCGATGGGCCCCGACCACCTGGTGGCGACCATGGGGCTCAGCGACTGCCTCGTCGTGGCGACCCCGTCCGCGACGCTGGTGGCGCGACTCGCCGACGCTGAGAGGGTCAAGGAGTTGGTGTCGCTCGTGCGAACCCATGTTGGGGCAGAATTCGCATAA
- a CDS encoding TIGR03089 family protein: MLTPALRRRVAASGARPLITHYDGTADTRTELSATTFANWVDKTANLIADLGHDDGEPIDVVLAATHPGHWVSLVWIAAAWQRGCPVNTTDTGADLIVVGPGDDRRAALSVACSLHPLGRGFEVPPADAVDYVEVFAQPDVHDSSVWAQEDLLDGEALAPVVARDTRLLFTAPNPGADWLLDALVAPVEGEGSSVIAVGYEPERLIAVATAEHATLEE, from the coding sequence ATGCTTACCCCCGCCCTGCGACGCCGCGTCGCCGCCTCCGGTGCACGCCCCCTGATCACCCACTACGACGGCACGGCAGACACCCGCACCGAACTGAGCGCCACGACGTTCGCGAACTGGGTCGACAAGACCGCCAACCTGATCGCCGACCTCGGCCACGACGACGGCGAGCCGATCGACGTGGTGCTCGCAGCGACCCACCCGGGTCACTGGGTGTCGCTGGTGTGGATCGCGGCGGCCTGGCAACGCGGTTGTCCCGTCAACACCACAGACACCGGGGCCGACCTGATCGTGGTCGGCCCGGGCGACGACCGGCGGGCGGCGCTGAGCGTGGCCTGCTCGCTGCATCCGCTCGGCCGCGGATTCGAGGTCCCCCCGGCCGACGCCGTCGACTACGTGGAGGTGTTCGCGCAGCCCGACGTGCACGACTCGTCTGTGTGGGCGCAGGAGGACCTGCTCGACGGGGAGGCGCTTGCGCCGGTGGTCGCCCGCGACACGCGGCTTCTGTTCACCGCCCCGAACCCGGGTGCCGACTGGCTGCTCGACGCGCTGGTCGCCCCCGTCGAGGGCGAGGGCTCAAGCGTGATCGCGGTCGGCTACGAGCCGGAGCGGCTGATCGCGGTGGCGACCGCCGAACACGCGACGCTCGAGGAGTAG